The genomic interval ATAGGGCGGTTCCAAGACATGGCGGGGTGTAGTCCCTGGGCTTTCAGTGACGTAACAGCTATAAGGCGTCCAAGACGTGACGGGTTGCAGCCCTTGACCTTTCCGTGACGTAGCAGCTTTCTGTTATCCAAAACATAGCGGGGATGTAGACCTGAGCTTTCAGTGACATAGCAGCTCTAGGGCATCAAAGACGTGGCGGGGTGTAGCGCCTGGGCTTAAATTGACGTACCAGCTATTGGGCATCCAAGACGTGGCGGGTGAAGCTCATGAGCTTTCATTGACGAAGCAGCTTTAGGGCGTCCACGACATGGCAGGGTGAAGCCCTTGATCTTCCAGTGTTACCAGCCCCTGAGCTTCAATTGAGGTAGCAGCTATTTGGAGTCCACACCGTGACGGGATGCAGCCCATTGGCTTTCATTGACGTAGAAGCTTAAGGGCGTCCAAGACGTGACGGGATGTAGAACATTCAGTATCGTAGCAGCTATAGGGCGTCCAAGACACTGCGCAGTGCAGCACCAGAACGTCCAGTGTCGTAGCAGGTATAGGGCGTCCAAGACATTGCGCAGTGCAGCCCCAGAACGTCCAGTGTCGTAGCAGCTATAGGGCGTCCAAGACATTGCGCAGTGCAGCCCCAGAGCGTCTGGTCGTAGCAGCTATAGGGCGTCCAAGACATTATCAGTTGCACTGCATCCTATGTTGTGGTTATAATTCATCTAAAATTAGCAACCACAACACTGTACCTTGGTGGttatgaaacaaacaacattatgtaaaataaaaacataattgaagAATATTGGGAATAGTTTTctcaataatattttgttttaacttgaaCTTCGATGCAcatgttaatgcattttaattgtATGCTTGTTGAGTATGTATGAGGTAGGGATTTAACGACTGAGTTATTGAAaagtgctgcaccctgtccatTTTTGTTAGCACCCTTCTGCACTCATGGAAAGCaggatccccccccccccccccccgccttCATTGAACTAAATCTTAAGATAATCAGATTAGTCATGTCAGATTAGTTCTGATTAAAACCTAaactataaaaacatacatttgttttacatttttggaagttgaaacttaatattaatttaataaaacaccATCTCTAACAGACTATAGCCATGTTAAACATTGTGTGTCCATAATTCAGTACAATTCAATCATTTTTGCTTAACAATCTACTGTAACATTTTTCTACAAAATGACATATAAATCTTACTTAATACACCGAAATACCAAGTATACGTCCGACCACTTCGCCACAGCTGTCGTACATCTGGCTACGCCTCTGGTCATCGGCATGTAGACCGCTTTCAAATTTGGAACGTTTCGGCCTCAGTTGACAGCATATATAAGAGGGATTGCGTGCGGGAGCCAGATCAAGCTCACAGCTCTACAATTCTAAACTTTAATTGTACGTCATaattttatagattttaaaacagtgaaagaAAACAGATTAATTGTCTGCAACACGCGCATATATTTGTTCTCCATAATaagcatttatataattattgttttagaataagACTGTTTATAtgtaataagaaaaaaaaatgttatttttgagaATAGCGTGTTTGATGAACGCCGTGTTGACAGTGGTAGGGTTTAAGGTGACGTTTGACGTATTATCCACGTTATATCTGCCGTATAAGTACACAGCCAACGGACCGATATACGCCTTGGAGCAAGATGCAGCGGAACAGATGGCGTTTGACGCCACGTCGAAACTTCTCTACTCCGTCGGTAACGTATctttttcttgtttatgtttctatttttttcatttcgaaTGAATCGTTGGTTATTTCATTCTTGCGTTCGTTCGATGGGAATTATTTTAGAATACAGTCAATGGATTGCAGaggtggtggtgtgtaagctttttaatactcgcactcgggccttgcccattcggcgagtgctccgatacgATTGTTAgttattttatgtgtttttggtgcatagtgcacagacagaatgtaaccctggttagagccaTCCTGGTTCTTTAACGCGCATTAGTGTATAGCACTGTTACACATCtgaaattgcagatatttaaagcaatcattaagtactaggcttaatgaTAAAGAGTTTTAACTTTGGCTGATCTACtaccactcatccgatacacactccctgcgtcagattttcaGTTGTCAATGTTTCAGCCAATGCGGTAGTACTctaagatgacctgaagtaatatcttttatttttgtttttgtcattccGAACGATTCGTAGTTTCTTTCATTCTTGCGTTCGTTCGATGAGAAGTATTTTAGAATGCATCCTACATTTTTCCCCGATGAAATTGCAGATTATTAAAGCAATCATTAAATTACTTGGCTTAATCATAAATAATCTTATCTTCCGCGGGTATTTAAAGGTCGGTCTACTACCACTCATCCGATACGCACTCTCTGCGTCAGAATTTGCGTTGACattgtgtcagccaatgaggtagtattTTCGGACAGTTAGATGGTCTGAAGTAATAGTTTAATGATTAAAGGGTTCAtttgctacgctcactccgccctatattaatcattcaaatgttactttatgtcatcaaactttaacataatcACCACTAGCGGATCTAGCAGGGGGAGGGGGTGCCGGTTGcctatttttactttttatttcaatattggagaaaaaaagtaataaaatacgccaaataaaatgttcatggtGGAGGACCTCTAAAAACTTTTAACCAAATATTTTTCGGTTTTGGGAGAGGGGCGCAAGGTTACGCTCATAattaacgccccccccccatcaGCCAGCGTCAAGTCCTGATTACTGTGTCTACAACTTAGTGAATAGGTCTAACTGACATGTGAAAGTATGGGAACTGCATATCTGAAGCATATATGTAGCATGACATAGTCTTATCAAACACGACCAAACGGGACTGAACTTTTGGCACGGTCATGGATTTCGTGCAGTTTGAACAACAACGGAATGTACTGAACGTACGGGACTATTCCAGTTTCAGCTAGTTTAAGATTTGAGGTAGAATTGGTTAGGTGAATAACATCACTTTTGATATGGATTTcaggggcgggtccaggattcgacgttagaggtGGCGTAACTAAGGGGCGAAAACTTTTGacttgccccccccccccgcccccagAACCGAATTATTTTAGgattaaagtgttggcaggggtgggggtgggggtacTCCCCAAAGagaattttaacaatttccgAACTGGTGCGTTTCGGGCGTATTTATTACTACCcattttctcctatattgaaatcaaatgtaaacttggacgatattttgttaaatataaacaattaaagcCCCTCCCCAATCCCGCCCTAGCAATTGTTTCCATCGCATCTTCCACAGCAGTATGCCGACTTGCTCTTTTTCAGGCCACACAAACATTCATGTCATCGATATGGCCAACTTGAATAGCACGCGGGTCATTTTCAACACGTCATTCCTAAACGTTGACGTCACCGATGTGGAACTTTGCGGGGGTCACGTGTTTGTTGCCTTTGACAACCAGACGCGGAGGGAAGATGGCTTCGTCAATGTGTACCGTCTTTACAACAGGCAGTCGGGAACCTTAGATCTAGTTCATTCAATTAAAGGTAGTggattttgaattaaattgaatgGAATTGACATGGGGCTTACCCTCTCCCTTATTTGACTTCGTAGGCTCAGCGGCGTCGCGTCCACTAGGTCATACGGCCTGGGCCTGCACATTAATTTGCCTTTAGAAAAGAGAGTTTTCTTCAATTGATTTGATTTAACTACTTGAAAGTCTTTATTGTCTTTGATGTCCCCTCTTGATACACGGCAAAACGTACCATTTGCAAGCTAcccttttcaaaatgttcgGACACCCCCCTTTTGTGCTACGCCCCTGATTTTTACCATACCATTTTCTATAAGAATGACTGAAATAATGTGAacaagttaaatataaaaatatgaaaacattaaatcaGTATCAAACTGTTTCAAACTGGTTTGCAATCATTTCTTTAACAGCGCCTTGTGTCGCAATAACGCGgtcaggggtggtattcaatgtGCAGCTTAAATGAATCttcatcattgacttcattcactctattggtcagttattaataacaagtaatccgattagctacatcgttcttagatccaattaagacaaatattaaacatcatCAGGCCTCAacttctcgaaacttcttaagtcccttatacatctgtaacaggattaagctaaactcacatttttttgtctttaaataacttgcataatatttacttctttaagagtttttatgctttagataggaattatctatattttaattacaataaaccatttttcatttatcacaaaattaatttaagtatgtttttggCTAACTGAAAtcagctacttaagcctgttacgcttaagaagtttcgagaaattggggccaggtcgAAATATCGCGTTTAATTCCATAACGGAATctagataaatattttttaacccaGTTTATATTTCGGTATTTCAACAGTCGGTGTAATCCCGGACATGATACACGCCACATCTGACTGCCGAACGCTGATAGTTGCTATAGAAGCGGAGCCTTACGACGACGCGGCAAGCGGTCAACTTGTCGATAACCCCGGCGGTGTCGGAATCGTTAAATTTCCCCAAGGTCCCGACGGCACATACACTTTCAATGTTCTGGGATTCGAGAAATTTAACGCcaagtaaatgttttatgtatcaAAGTTCTTTGATTTTCAGATAAATaaattgggccgattgttcagaacattgttaaagtaaacaacgttgttaactgggtcgttgttaactttcagaTATTTGATACTCTAAAAGCTGCAAGGACGCGCATGTAATCTGCTGCAGtacttttcacaaatattgagATAACTGATTCACCTAGCATgcttgttttatcaaaataatcatcacaaaataaaatttgtcacctttaaaagttaaaaacgaTGCCGTTTACAATGTTGCTAACTTCGACAATGTTCTGAATATTCGGCCCAATTCCTATACATAGATTAGCTTCGGCAATATTGTAATATCAGAAGCCGGAACGGAAAGATAAGATAATTCATAAAAtctattcattttttaaaaaccagTCAGCATGcgtatacagtcgaaccccgttggctcgaacacgcTTTGTTCGAATtcctcgttgactcgaactgGATGTATCTTACCGATTGCTTAATATGAAGGTACGCATTCCCGCTTGGTTCGAATTTTCCAAggttcgaggtattttcgccggtctcTGGGTGTTCGAGCTAAcgggggttcgactgtataacaCTTATTCCAATTAAATAAtgcaaactacagggacaagcccagtaggcTGAATTCTAATCAAGAAATAAAGTTTTGCAGTTATCACAAAGTCACGGTTATTTCACATTTTGGTCTCTACCTTTGGTTGCAGACTCCAACAATTTGGCTTAAACCTACGCAGACTCCATTTACGTGTATCTCCTCTGTTTCAGGTATAAAACTGAACTGGAGGGGCGTGGTGTGATGTACATTAACCGGAACACCGACTTCTGCAATGACCTGGAACCCGAATATATCGCGTTAAATAAGGAAGAAACAATAGCTTATGTCAACCTTCAGGTAGGTCATGCTTATTAGTTTGTATATCTTTCTGGTACATCATAACGGTTTTATTCGAAAGAAACGTACTTTTGCTAAACCCACTTATAAAGCAGTCAATGgaccaattgttcagaactttgttaaagttcaACGTTGTAAACGtcgtcgttgttaacttttaaatatttcctgctctggaagtttaatagATTCGCTTATGGtctgttttgtttaacaatatgtGTGACAGCTTTTTTAACTGAACTTGTTTCTATTCAAATAGCTGAGCTCAGCATCAACTATCTTACCTTTGAAATTAACAACGATGCCGTTACccaagttgttaactttaacaatgttctgatAAATCTACCCAATGAATACGGCCTGATCATTCAAGAAACCGGGTATCTTCATGTTATAAGTTTAAGAAGAGACAAGTTCTGTGCGatattaacaaacaataaataaactcgaaccccgttggctcgaactcctttggctcaaattcctcgttggctccaactagatgtaaaggtcgagccaacggggttaaAATAACTCATAGCTCATTACTAAAACTCGAATTCGAATCAAAGAGGATGTTTGATCTTAAATAACAAAAggttaatataatattgtagtGATTTTGTAATGCATTCGGGAAAACAATGGTATTGCCGTGGTCGATCTGCAATCGGAGAACATATTGGACATCTATGGACTTGTTGTTGTGATTCTGTACTGTTTTCAGGAAAACAATGGTATTGCCGTGGTCGATCTGCAATCCGAGAACATATTGGAAATCTATGGTCTTGTTGTTGTGATTCTGTAATGTTTTCAGGAAAACAACGGTATTACCGTGGTCGATCTGCAATCCGAGGACATATTGGACATCTATGGACTTGTTGTTGTGATTCTGTAATGTTTTCAGGAAAACAACGGTATTGCCGTGGTCGATCTGCAATCCGAGGACATATTGGATATCTATGGACTTGGATTCAAGGACTGGAGCATGTCAAATATTGACGCCAGTGACAAAGATGGGGGTATGTAAATACGGCCTAAAATCTTTTGGTTCGGGTAACTCGAGCCTTCTTACGAAGTAGGCGCCGACCCTCCCGTTTTTAAAGTCAGTTggtgcaaaaaatgaaaaaaaataagtgtgcGTTGCAATATGaagttaatttttttaaagttttacacAGAAGATCACTTTACCACAGTTGTCTTTTGATGACAATTACGTTCTTACATAAATCCTAAAAATATAAGAAAGCTTACCTACCctatctgtttttgaaaagatgtAACCCTaatcaaatcattattttttttggccttagttaaaggtaatacaaaatatatcacgATATTACTGTATCACCGCAAGCCTTATTGTCCTCACTTTTTGCCCATTCGTGTAAAACTCGttattttccattttcagtttaaaattcaACATGAGCCTGATGCCGGGTTTTATTTTAggcagtggcgtagctacatataggccttgtaggcctgggcctacaactttttttaaaaatgacaaaatttaaataacacaattatgcaataaaaaataatagcttctcaaacactttgaacaactcaaaagtttgttttatttaaactaaagtGTGGTGTTTATTGAAACTACATACAGGGTGTATTGCTTGGTTTTATTGTAGTCATTGCAGAATTAAGTGTATGAAATGCACATATAAAAGTCCCCAAGCTCACATAGAACCATCGGGCTTACAAGGTTTTTAGGCTTACGCACCTAATAGGATTGCTCAAACCTCGTGTTCACATGTTTATGGCCACTTTTGTAgtcacaattttgttttaaatcggtCAACGCAAGATTCAACATGAGACCCTGGACAGTGTTGGTAATGTACCAGCCAGGCTCCTTAGAAAGTGATGGGCATGAACCAGCCTTATGACAACATAGTGTTGTCCATACTGTTATGGCCACTAGTGTAACCCAATTTCGATTTCAATTCCCGCAGGATTCAACATGAGATATTGGAAAGTAATGGGAATGTTCCATCCTTATGACTACATAGTGTACCGGATTGTATCATCTTGTCCATACTGTTATGGCCACTAGTGTTACCCCGATTTCGATTTCACTTCTCACAGGATTCAATATGCGACCTTGGAAAGTGATGGGAATGTACCAGCCAGACGCCATCAAAGTTTATAGGTTCAAGGGGACCGATTACATCATCACCGCCAACGAGGGAGACTCCAAAGACTATACGTATTTCTCCGAAGAAGTTCGAGTAAAAGATCTCCATCTTTCCGATATGTATGGTAAGCAATTGCATTGGCCACAATAATAGAACACTGGTATAGTCGATTGATCGTACATTTGTCACAGCAGTCCAACAATGGAGCAATAAATGCTACAAGCTCTAAAAACCTCTAACAAATAAATacgaaaccatactcactgttaaCGTCCACGTTTCCCTCGATCATTGGCACTACGATGGTAGAcacgttggagcattttcaatgCATAGAAAAATGCAGTTGCTGCAATGCTGAGATATGTATTGTATGAATATTCTGTGCCGTTTGTTGAGATTGTTGTACTGTATGAATATTCTGTGCCGTTTGTTGAGATTGTTGTACTGTATGAATATTCTGTGCCGTTTGTTGAGATTGTTGTACTGTATGAATATTCTGTGACCGTTTGGTGGGATTGTTATACTGTATGAATATGCTGTGGCCGTTTGGTGGGATTGTTATACTGTATGAATATTCTGTGGCCGTTTGGTGGGATTGTTATACTGTATGAATATTCTGTGGCCGTTTGGTGGGATTGTTATACTGTATGAATATGCTGTGGCCGTTTGGTGGGATTGTTGTACTGTATGAATATTCTGTGCCGTTTGTTGAGATTGTTGTACTGTATGAATATTCTGTGGCCGTTTGGTGGGATTGTTGTACTGTATGAATATTCTGTGGCCGTTTGGTGGGATTGTTGTACTGTATGAATATTCTGTGCCGTTTGTTGAGATTGTTGTACTGTATGAATATTCTGTGGCCGTTTGTTGAGATTGTTGTACTGTATGAATATTCTGTGGCCGTTTGGTGGGATTGTTGTACTGTATGAATATTCTGTGGCCGTTTGGTGGGATTGTTGTACTGTATGAATATTCTGTGCCGTTTGTTGAGATTGTTGTACTGTATGAATATTCTGTGCCGTTTGTTGAGATTGTTGTACTGTATGAATATTCTGTGGCCGTTTGGTGGGACTGTTGTACTATATGAATATGCTGTGGCCGTTTGGTTGGATTGTTATACTGATTGTTATACTGTATGAATATTCTGTGGCCGTTTGGTGGGATTGTTGTACTGTATGAATATTCTGTGGCCGTTTGGTGGGATTGTTGTACTGTATGAATATTCTGTGCCGTTTGTTGAGAATGTTGTACTGTATGAATATTCTGTGCCGTTTGTTGAGATTGTTGTACTGTATGAATATTCTGTGGCCGTTTGGTGGGACTGTTGTACTGTATGAATATGCTGTGGCCGTTTGGTGGGATTGTTATACTGATTGTTATACTGTATGAATATTCTGTGGCCGTTTGGTGGGATTGTTGTACTGTATGAATATGCTGTGGCCGTTTGGTGGGATTGTTATACTGTATGAATATGCTGTGGCCGTTTTGTGGGATTGTTGTACTGTATGAATATGCTGTGGCCGTTTGGTGGGATTGTTATACTGTATGAATATGCTGTGGCCGTTTGGTGGGATTGTTGTACTGTATGAATATGCTGTGGCCGTTTGGTGGGATTGTTGTACTGTATGAATATGCTGTGGCCGTTTGGTGGGATTGTTGTACTGTATGAATATGCTGTGGCCGTTTGGTGGGATTGTTGTACTGTATGAATATTCTGTGGCCGTTTGTTGAGATTGTTGTACTGTATGAATATTCTGTGCCGTTTGTTGAGATTGTTGTACTGTATGAATATTCTGTGCCGTTTGTTGAGATTGTTGTACTGTATGAATATTCTGTGGCCGTTTGGTGGGACTGTTGTACTGTATGAATATGCTGTGGCCGTTTGGTGGGATTGTTATACTGATTGTTATACTGTATGAATATTCTGTGGCCGTTTGGTGGGACTGTTGTACTGTATGAATATTCTGTGGCCGTTTGGTGGGACTGTTGTACTGTATGAATATGCTGTGGCCGTTTGGTGGGATTGTTATACTGTATGAATATGCTGTGGCCGTTTGGTGGGATTGTTGTACTGTATGAATATGCTGTGGCCGTTTGGTGGGATTGTTATACTGTATGAATATGCTGTGGCCGTTTGGTGGGATTGTTATACTGTATGAATATGCTGTGGCCGTTTTGTGGGATTGTTGTACTGTATGAATATGCTGTGGCCGTTTGGTGGGATTGTTATACTGTATGAATATGCTGTGACCGTTTGGTGGGATTGTTATACTGTATGAATATTCTGTGGCCGTTTGGTGGGATTGTTGTACTGTATGAATATGCTGTGGCCGTTTGGTGGGATTGTTGTACTGTATGAATATTCTGTGGCCGTTTGGTGAGATTGTTGTACTGTATGAATATGCTGTGGCCGTTTGGTGGGATTGTTGTACTGTATGAATATGCTGTGGCCGTTTGGTGGGATTGTTATACTGTATGAATATGCTGTGGCCGTTTGGTGGGATTGTTATACTGTATGAATATGCTGTGGCCGTTTGGTGGGATTGTTATACTGTATGAATATGCTGTGGCCGTTTTGTGGGATTGTTGTACTGTATGAATATTCTGTGGCCGTTTGGTGGGATTGTTGTACTGTATGAATATTCTGTGGCCGTTTGGTGAGATTGTTGTACTGTATGAATATGCTGTGGCCGTTTGGTGGGGATCCCTTTCGAGACCATTCGCTCTGCATTTTAGAacgaaatgaaacaaaaaatgccCACCGGTTATGTGACGTTAAAGGCTATacctttaatattatattttagttaTTGAGAGGAAAACACGTGTATTATTGTATCTTCAGAGAGTTTTCAATCTTCTtgatgtgtgttttttcttcagAAAGTAACGCAACCGCCCGACACGAAATACAGTCCAACCGCATGCTTGGTAAGAccacattttatatttttatatccaaGAAGTAtaccaatcggaacacctcggcaagTATCCAGCAGGAAatgactatctcgaagcttgccgaagatggccgagttgttacgagttgttacgattggtagtatacaaataaatttaaatttaaacaattcgATGCACAAGATTAAGTTTAACCAAAGTAATGGATTTTCTAGTTTATGCCACAGTCACTTAAAGGGAATTAACTTttgctttggtgtcatatgacctgttAAACATTTAGatacatttaacctaaaaatatgtattttttttagatttatcaAAGGGTTTACTCATGAATACCAACGATCTATCATACAATTACAATGAATAACTGCAGTTAAGCAATGTCAGAAAATCAATGTCAATAGCATATATCtgaagaaataaacaacaatttaagGTTAAATGCTACTTAATATTTTACAGGTCAGAAGTCCATTCCCCTCAAGTGACTGTGGTCTATTTTTCGCATGTCACCTTAAGGTGTACTGTCCATGGCTTAAACGACATCACCCGGTCATATCTGGTATATTATTGTCAAGGCTTCCACTTGAGCTATCGTGATAAATATACTTACAATGTACATTTTAGGTCGCCTTAAAGTGTCCAACGTCCATGGCCTCAATTCCACCACTCAGAAATATGATCGTTTGTATGCATTTGGTGGCCGTAGCTTCTCCATTCGACGGGCGGACAACATGCAACTCGTGTATGATTTTTGTTGCTTCATAAACTATTATGAATGGGGGCTAACCAACCACCCAAAACTTCAAAGACACCTTGATATaggaaacacatgtatatagaaTACTCTAACTATAGTATAGGAAGACTAAAGAAATATGACGTTATagaataaaacttaaaattggCGCTTTTTCCTACCAAATCCTTACTTATCCTAAACCACGGTAGATAAATTAGTTCAATCATTTTGTAGCAAGAATTCAACATATCTCTTTGATATTGTTAGTTATGACAGCGGTGACGAAATCGCCCGCAAGACGGCTCTACTGGCGCCTAAACTCTTCAACACAAACTTCGCTTCAGCCGATACCGTCGATCATAGCTATGATCAGCGCTCCGACGACAAGGTGCTCTTAGTTTATACTTATATCGATTACGACACCTGCGTTATATTCAGtattggtcttaattgaatCTAAcaatgatgtagctaatcgaTTGCTCTATATAAATAACGGCAGTATATACATTGAATGGAGTCCATTTTCTACCGATACCCCGcgtaacaaaaaacaacaacaacacttattAAAGCTTTTTTGCGAATGAAATAACGACTTAAGCCAAATTTTGGGTTTCTGCTGAAAATGAGGGTGTTTCCACTTTCCACACCCTCAGGTACACAATACtcattcatttcattacgttattcCGCGTGACCAAAAAACACTATTAAGCTTTTTTGCGAGTCTCGGACAATTCGAgacaagcgggaatgcttacattcagtattaAGAAATTGGTCCTTAAAATCCAGTTTGAGCAACGAGCGAGTTCGAGCCACAGAGTTCGACTGTACTTTTAAAATGTCCATGAATATGCGTACCAGACAGGGTGCTTTCaccatcaaaatgaaatataactgcTAAAGGAACAAGGAATTGCATCGTAGTAAAAAATATCGATGTAAAGATAGGGTCCGGACAAGAGGATGTCAGTTATGTCACGAGTAACAACCTCTGTTGGCTCGCATCTCAAACAATTAACAGTTTCATACCCACAGGCGTCCCACCCgtttctttaatataaaatacgTTCTTGTGAGGAATCCCCCTCATCGACTCACGGCCTCACGCTCTCTAAATCCTCTTGTCCACAACCGTGTTGACACAAGTGTACCATCCATAAAGTATTCACATTGTGGCCTTGTTTCACTGTGAGCCATTTGAATGAGTAATCATCTCTGTTAACTCATAACGAGATAGGCTCTCACGCATGTTGTCCACACGTTTACGACCACTGGTCATTTCGTTTCATTCACAACCCTGAGTATAGTTAAGGC from Mya arenaria isolate MELC-2E11 chromosome 7, ASM2691426v1 carries:
- the LOC128240968 gene encoding mesenchyme-specific cell surface glycoprotein-like — encoded protein: MLFLRIACLMNAVLTVVGFKVTFDVLSTLYLPYKYTANGPIYALEQDAAEQMAFDATSKLLYSVGHTNIHVIDMANLNSTRVIFNTSFLNVDVTDVELCGGHVFVAFDNQTRREDGFVNVYRLYNRQSGTLDLVHSIKVGVIPDMIHATSDCRTLIVAIEAEPYDDAASGQLVDNPGGVGIVKFPQGPDGTYTFNVLGFEKFNAKYKTELEGRGVMYINRNTDFCNDLEPEYIALNKEETIAYVNLQENNGIAVVDLQSEDILDIYGLGFKDWSMSNIDASDKDGGFNMRPWKVMGMYQPDAIKVYRFKGTDYIITANEGDSKDYTYFSEEVRVKDLHLSDMYESNATARHEIQSNRMLGRLKVSNVHGLNSTTQKYDRLYAFGGRSFSIRRADNMQLVYDSGDEIARKTALLAPKLFNTNFASADTVDHSYDQRSDDKGPETESLAMGHFGHVSLLMIGNERPGTIAVYSIDERLPTISPKFETIIHGVTRTDDTWENLYNARAVSMLDPEDIKFVPADESPNGNPLLLVSGSISGTVTVIQITVQQNDPNIVG